From a region of the Halolamina sp. CBA1230 genome:
- a CDS encoding PIN domain-containing protein — MTVYVETDFLLALAKDTEWLQGSAEDALTEYAVETSPFSYLELLLARERYEFDYVPLVANLLELVPVRDEEEKQVVLKAVNYYDEGMTPFDAFHAATAETRGVDVLSSENEYEDIEVERVPLEPTDDE; from the coding sequence ATGACGGTGTACGTCGAGACGGATTTCCTGCTGGCACTCGCCAAAGACACTGAATGGCTGCAGGGCTCCGCGGAGGACGCTCTCACCGAGTACGCCGTCGAAACGTCACCGTTCTCGTATCTCGAACTCCTGCTCGCCCGGGAACGCTACGAGTTCGACTACGTTCCGCTGGTGGCGAACCTGCTCGAACTCGTCCCCGTGCGGGACGAGGAAGAGAAACAGGTCGTGCTGAAAGCCGTCAACTACTACGACGAGGGGATGACACCGTTCGACGCGTTCCACGCGGCCACTGCGGAAACGCGAGGGGTGGACGTCCTCTCCTCCGAGAACGAGTACGAGGATATCGAGGTCGAACGAGTCCCGCTCGAACCGACCGACGACGAGTAG
- a CDS encoding shikimate kinase, with the protein MDGHAAAPGAGTVLNALATGRGSAFALDFETAAHVELDDSGTVAGEIEGQPDADTELIERCVALAAEEWGDDPAATAALPEPETVGGTVRTESEVPTAAGLKSSSAAANAAVLATADALGLAGIVDHEDACRLGVQAARAAGVTVTGAFDDASASMLGGLTVTDNTADELLAREEVDWNALVWTPPERAYSADADAERCELVAPMARLVEELALDGEYGTAMTVNGLAFSAALGFDPEPAVEAMPHADGVSLSGTGPSVVAVGDPEGLEAVEDRWSERPGETLRTRTRATGGRYL; encoded by the coding sequence ATGGACGGCCACGCCGCCGCGCCCGGTGCGGGCACGGTGCTCAACGCGCTCGCCACGGGCCGGGGGTCGGCGTTCGCGCTCGATTTCGAGACCGCGGCCCACGTCGAACTCGACGACTCCGGGACGGTCGCGGGCGAGATCGAGGGCCAGCCCGACGCCGACACCGAGCTGATCGAGCGCTGCGTGGCCCTCGCGGCCGAGGAGTGGGGCGACGACCCGGCCGCGACCGCGGCGCTCCCGGAGCCTGAGACCGTCGGCGGCACGGTCCGAACCGAGAGCGAGGTGCCGACCGCCGCGGGGCTCAAGAGTTCCTCCGCGGCCGCGAACGCGGCCGTACTCGCGACCGCCGACGCGCTCGGGCTCGCGGGGATCGTCGACCACGAGGACGCCTGCCGGCTCGGCGTGCAGGCGGCGCGGGCGGCGGGCGTCACCGTCACCGGCGCGTTCGACGACGCCAGCGCGTCGATGCTCGGCGGGCTCACAGTCACCGACAACACCGCCGACGAACTGCTCGCCCGCGAAGAAGTCGACTGGAACGCGCTCGTCTGGACGCCGCCCGAACGCGCGTACTCCGCCGACGCCGACGCCGAGCGCTGTGAACTGGTCGCGCCGATGGCCCGACTCGTGGAGGAACTCGCGCTCGACGGCGAGTACGGGACCGCGATGACGGTCAACGGGCTCGCGTTCTCTGCGGCGCTGGGGTTCGACCCCGAGCCGGCGGTGGAAGCGATGCCCCACGCCGACGGCGTCTCGCTCTCCGGCACGGGGCCGAGCGTCGTCGCGGTCGGCGATCCCGAGGGGCTGGAAGCGGTCGAGGACCGCTGGAGCGAACGACCGGGGGAGACGCTGCGGACGCGGACACGCGCGACTGGAGGGAGATATCTATGA
- a CDS encoding chorismate mutase, which produces MTERTPDDMTLEELREEIQQIDQELVELIAQRTYVADTIADVKAEQGLPTTDEDQEQAVMDRAGENAERFDVDSNLVKAIFRLLIELNKVEQRESR; this is translated from the coding sequence ATGACCGAGCGAACGCCCGACGACATGACCTTGGAGGAACTGCGCGAGGAGATCCAGCAGATCGATCAGGAGCTGGTCGAGCTCATCGCCCAGCGAACGTACGTCGCCGACACCATCGCCGACGTGAAGGCGGAGCAGGGGCTCCCGACCACCGACGAGGACCAGGAGCAGGCGGTGATGGACCGCGCCGGCGAGAACGCCGAGCGTTTCGATGTCGACTCGAACCTGGTGAAGGCGATCTTCCGGCTGCTGATCGAACTGAACAAGGTGGAGCAGCGGGAGAGTCGGTAG
- the purM gene encoding phosphoribosylformylglycinamidine cyclo-ligase: MTEEEGLTYSEAGVDIADSEAATAALVGAAGAAGEGTDSDYAGLLDIGDRYLALATDGVGTKLLVAEAMEDYSTVGIDCIAMNANDLVAAGVDPVAFVDYLAVDDPDETFAEQVGEGLAAGAEAADLQLVGGETAVMPEVVKGLDLAGTCAGLAAKDAVFPGNAEVGDALVGWESSGIHSNGLTLAREAVTREYQYTDPYPGERYDAVGDALLEPTRIYTDLLEPMQDHGVRAAAHVTGGGWTNLERLGEYHYEIDDPWPQQEVFDFVQDLGDVSDEEMHRTFNMGTGFVAAVDPERADSLVGETEGRVIGRVEEGEGVAIRGLEL; the protein is encoded by the coding sequence ATGACCGAAGAGGAGGGGCTGACCTACTCGGAGGCGGGCGTCGACATCGCCGACAGCGAGGCGGCGACGGCCGCGCTGGTCGGCGCCGCCGGCGCCGCGGGCGAGGGCACCGACAGCGACTACGCCGGCTTACTCGACATCGGCGACCGCTACCTCGCGCTGGCGACCGACGGCGTCGGCACCAAACTCCTCGTCGCGGAGGCGATGGAGGACTACTCCACCGTCGGCATCGACTGCATCGCGATGAACGCCAACGACCTCGTCGCCGCCGGCGTCGACCCCGTGGCGTTCGTCGACTACCTCGCGGTCGACGACCCCGACGAGACGTTCGCCGAGCAGGTGGGCGAGGGGCTCGCCGCCGGCGCCGAGGCGGCGGACCTCCAACTCGTCGGCGGCGAGACGGCGGTGATGCCCGAGGTCGTGAAGGGCCTCGACCTCGCGGGCACCTGCGCGGGGCTGGCCGCGAAGGACGCCGTCTTCCCCGGCAACGCCGAGGTCGGCGACGCGCTGGTGGGCTGGGAGTCCTCCGGCATCCACTCCAACGGCCTGACGCTCGCCCGCGAAGCCGTCACTCGTGAGTACCAGTACACCGACCCCTACCCGGGCGAGCGCTACGACGCCGTCGGCGACGCGCTCCTCGAGCCGACGCGGATCTACACGGACCTCCTGGAACCGATGCAGGACCACGGCGTCCGCGCCGCGGCGCACGTCACCGGCGGCGGCTGGACCAACCTCGAACGGCTCGGGGAGTACCACTACGAGATCGACGACCCGTGGCCCCAGCAGGAGGTGTTCGACTTCGTGCAGGACCTCGGCGACGTGAGCGACGAGGAGATGCATCGAACGTTCAACATGGGCACCGGGTTCGTCGCCGCGGTCGACCCCGAACGCGCGGACTCGCTCGTCGGCGAGACCGAGGGCCGCGTGATCGGGCGCGTGGAGGAGGGCGAGGGCGTCGCTATTCGCGGGCTGGAGCTGTAG
- a CDS encoding CBS domain-containing protein, whose product MELPTPEDLRERRNEVGMTQSALAERAGVSQPLIARVENDDVDPRLSTLRRIVEALDEAEGEVVRAADLMHETVVNVGPDDSVSDAVDLMDEEAYSQLPVIQNGVPVGSISQSDVVHAGENVGDLPVAEVMSESFPTVGTDATVDEIRNLLDHYKAVIVTDGGEAAGIITEADIASHLS is encoded by the coding sequence ATGGAGCTCCCGACACCCGAGGACCTGCGCGAGCGGCGGAACGAGGTGGGGATGACGCAGTCGGCGCTGGCCGAGCGCGCGGGGGTCTCCCAGCCGCTGATCGCCCGCGTCGAGAACGACGACGTCGACCCGCGACTCTCGACGCTGCGGCGGATCGTCGAGGCGCTGGACGAGGCCGAGGGTGAGGTGGTTCGGGCCGCCGACCTGATGCACGAGACCGTGGTCAACGTCGGCCCGGACGACTCGGTCAGCGACGCGGTCGACCTGATGGACGAGGAGGCGTACTCACAGCTGCCGGTGATCCAGAACGGCGTTCCGGTGGGGTCGATCTCCCAGTCCGACGTGGTCCACGCCGGCGAAAACGTCGGCGACCTGCCCGTGGCGGAGGTGATGAGCGAGTCGTTCCCGACGGTCGGCACCGACGCGACCGTCGACGAGATCCGGAACCTGCTCGACCACTACAAGGCGGTGATCGTCACCGACGGCGGCGAGGCGGCGGGGATCATCACGGAAGCCGACATCGCGAGTCACCTCTCGTAG
- a CDS encoding DNA-directed RNA polymerase subunit L, translated as MELRVIEKTDEELRIEVAGEGHTFMNVLKGTLLENDDVAAATYDVNPEQSGGQTEPILSITTEGGADPLDVLETAAGDVSTKADDLRTAFEDAAV; from the coding sequence ATGGAACTGCGGGTCATCGAGAAGACTGACGAGGAACTCCGCATCGAGGTCGCCGGCGAGGGCCACACGTTCATGAACGTCCTGAAGGGGACGCTGCTGGAGAACGACGACGTCGCCGCCGCCACGTACGACGTGAACCCCGAGCAGTCCGGCGGCCAGACCGAGCCGATCCTCTCGATCACGACCGAGGGCGGCGCCGACCCGCTCGACGTGCTCGAGACCGCCGCTGGCGACGTGAGCACCAAGGCCGACGATCTCCGCACCGCGTTCGAGGACGCCGCCGTCTAG
- a CDS encoding sulfatase has product MTDTDISNVVLVTVDSLRADAVGAYDDDRHTPVLDGLADRGTTFDHAFATGNWTPFSFPSIMASRPVFADTGRIGVEGVETLAETLSDAGFSTAGFNAANGFLTSHWGYDDGFDEFESFVTGVGSSIYSKYLATHPTVEAWLQFATSPIRRIGSWLRGGTDDRPFLDTSRMFDVEHAATDYVESVEEPFFLWIHYMDAHTPYVPAPRYIREVSDGLLGTHRMIHAHTRTGLGWNVGERTLADLRTLYQAAVRQVDASVGRVLDALETAGVDDETAVVVAGDHGEEFQEHGHLAHYPKLYDELVHVPFIVDVPGRDGGRVERQVGLDAIPPTVADLLGADAPDAWQGRSVAPSVLDGKTPADEPVVSVTVRGETVTSQPIPRSLDDGDLLVSVRDRDWTYIENVDAGEEVASGDRDGAGDRELYFRPDDPTQQENLIDDPTPEARAVLEEFEGLADAHAELLRAADGDAASEADGVDEELEHRLEALGYR; this is encoded by the coding sequence ATGACCGACACCGACATCTCGAACGTCGTGCTCGTCACGGTCGACTCGCTCCGGGCCGACGCTGTCGGCGCGTACGACGACGACCGCCACACGCCCGTGCTCGACGGCCTCGCCGACCGCGGGACGACGTTCGACCACGCGTTCGCCACCGGCAACTGGACGCCGTTCTCGTTCCCGTCGATCATGGCGTCCCGCCCGGTGTTCGCCGACACCGGCCGCATCGGCGTCGAGGGGGTGGAGACGCTGGCGGAGACGCTCTCGGATGCGGGGTTCTCGACGGCGGGGTTCAACGCCGCCAACGGCTTTCTCACCTCCCACTGGGGGTACGACGACGGGTTCGACGAGTTCGAGTCGTTCGTCACCGGCGTCGGCTCCAGCATCTACAGCAAGTATCTCGCCACCCACCCGACCGTCGAGGCGTGGCTCCAGTTCGCCACCTCGCCGATCCGCCGGATCGGCTCGTGGCTCCGCGGCGGCACCGACGACCGGCCGTTCCTCGACACCTCGCGGATGTTCGACGTGGAACACGCCGCGACCGACTACGTCGAGTCGGTCGAGGAGCCGTTCTTCCTCTGGATCCACTACATGGACGCCCACACGCCGTACGTCCCGGCGCCGCGGTACATCCGCGAGGTGTCCGACGGTCTGCTCGGCACCCACCGGATGATCCACGCCCACACCCGGACGGGGCTGGGCTGGAACGTCGGCGAGCGCACCCTCGCGGATCTCCGGACGCTGTATCAGGCCGCCGTCCGGCAGGTCGACGCCAGCGTGGGTCGCGTGCTCGACGCGCTCGAAACCGCCGGCGTCGACGACGAGACGGCGGTCGTCGTCGCGGGCGACCACGGCGAGGAGTTTCAGGAACACGGCCACCTCGCTCACTACCCCAAACTGTACGACGAACTCGTTCACGTCCCCTTCATCGTCGACGTGCCCGGCCGCGACGGCGGACGGGTCGAGCGTCAGGTCGGCCTCGACGCGATCCCGCCGACGGTGGCCGACCTCCTCGGCGCCGACGCGCCCGACGCCTGGCAGGGGCGAAGCGTCGCACCGAGCGTGCTCGACGGCAAGACGCCAGCCGACGAGCCGGTGGTGTCGGTCACGGTCCGCGGCGAGACGGTGACCAGCCAGCCGATCCCGCGCTCGCTCGACGACGGCGACCTGCTGGTGAGCGTTCGTGACCGGGACTGGACGTACATCGAGAACGTGGACGCGGGCGAGGAGGTCGCGTCGGGAGACCGGGACGGCGCCGGCGACCGCGAACTGTACTTCCGGCCCGACGACCCGACCCAGCAGGAGAACCTGATCGACGACCCGACGCCGGAGGCCCGAGCCGTGCTCGAGGAGTTCGAAGGGCTCGCCGATGCGCACGCCGAGCTACTCCGTGCTGCCGACGGTGACGCGGCGAGTGAGGCCGACGGCGTCGACGAGGAGCTCGAACACCGACTGGAGGCGCTGGGCTACCGCTAG
- a CDS encoding arsenic resistance protein: protein MDGKALLQRRQVAIYAVAVLLAVAAGLGRPATASVVERFIDPVLALLLYVTFLEVPFVRFRRAFRNRRFVAAALGVNFLVVPIVAWLLTRPLPAEPALLVGAFLVLLTPCIDYVITFTDLAGGDAEQVTATTPALLLVQLLALPVYLWLFVGPTVATAIDPRPFVEAFLLIIALPLALAWATEAWAERSPHGTSWQTAMGWLPVPMLAVTLFVVIASQLPRVWSSIDQIATVVPVYVAFLLAMPPIAGVVGARLDLPVGERRALVFTSVTRNSLVVLPLALALPPAYQLVPAVVVTQTLVELAGMVTLTRVVPRWLVPGEA from the coding sequence ATGGACGGGAAAGCGCTGCTCCAGCGCCGACAGGTCGCGATCTACGCCGTCGCCGTGCTGCTGGCGGTCGCCGCCGGTCTCGGCCGCCCGGCGACGGCGTCGGTCGTCGAGCGGTTCATCGACCCGGTGCTGGCGCTGCTGCTGTACGTCACGTTCCTCGAAGTGCCGTTCGTCCGGTTCCGGCGCGCGTTCCGCAACCGTCGGTTCGTGGCGGCGGCGCTGGGGGTGAACTTCCTGGTCGTCCCCATCGTGGCCTGGCTGCTCACGAGACCGCTGCCGGCAGAGCCGGCGCTGCTCGTCGGGGCGTTCCTCGTGCTGCTGACGCCGTGTATCGACTACGTGATCACGTTCACCGACCTCGCGGGCGGCGACGCCGAGCAGGTCACCGCGACGACGCCGGCGCTGCTGCTCGTCCAACTGCTGGCGCTGCCCGTCTACCTCTGGCTGTTCGTGGGGCCGACGGTCGCGACGGCGATCGATCCACGGCCGTTCGTCGAGGCGTTCCTCCTGATCATCGCCCTCCCGCTGGCGCTGGCGTGGGCGACGGAAGCGTGGGCGGAACGCTCGCCCCACGGTACGTCGTGGCAGACGGCGATGGGGTGGCTCCCGGTGCCGATGCTCGCGGTCACGCTGTTCGTCGTCATCGCCTCGCAGCTCCCCCGCGTGTGGAGTTCGATCGACCAGATCGCGACCGTCGTCCCCGTCTACGTCGCGTTCCTGCTCGCCATGCCGCCGATCGCCGGGGTCGTGGGCGCGCGGCTGGATCTGCCCGTGGGCGAGCGCCGCGCGCTCGTGTTCACATCGGTGACACGGAACTCGCTGGTGGTGCTGCCGCTGGCGCTCGCGCTGCCGCCGGCCTATCAGTTGGTGCCGGCGGTAGTCGTGACGCAGACGCTGGTGGAGCTGGCGGGGATGGTGACGCTGACGCGGGTGGTGCCGCGCTGGCTGGTGCCGGGAGAGGCGTAG
- a CDS encoding metalloprotease — MSAQRGDGGRFDPDPSLRFSAQEIQDLLIAWLALGLAFAIFFAGGGNAAIALVTASPTAFAVALVVSLLTAGVGFLLHELGHKVVAVRYGNIAAFKAEYGMLFLAIMSAFLGFIFAAPGAVHHRGRLTDRQHGLIALAGPAVNLVLAAVFVPLWLGGLTLGIDLLELLGGRGLAVNLFLAAFNMIPIGALDGRTIVGWSKAVWAGVFLPSIAVTVYVVFVMGVGF, encoded by the coding sequence GTGAGCGCCCAGCGAGGCGATGGCGGGCGGTTCGACCCCGATCCGTCGCTGCGGTTCTCGGCCCAGGAGATCCAGGACCTGCTGATCGCGTGGCTCGCGCTGGGGCTGGCGTTTGCGATCTTCTTTGCGGGCGGCGGGAACGCGGCGATCGCCCTGGTCACGGCGAGCCCGACGGCGTTCGCGGTCGCGCTCGTGGTGTCGCTGCTCACTGCGGGCGTGGGGTTCCTGCTCCACGAACTCGGGCACAAAGTGGTCGCGGTGCGCTACGGGAACATTGCCGCGTTCAAGGCGGAGTACGGGATGCTGTTCCTGGCGATCATGAGCGCGTTCCTGGGGTTCATCTTCGCCGCGCCGGGGGCGGTCCACCACCGCGGCCGGCTGACCGACCGCCAGCACGGGCTGATCGCGCTGGCGGGGCCGGCGGTGAACCTCGTGTTGGCGGCCGTGTTCGTCCCGCTCTGGCTGGGTGGGCTGACGCTCGGGATCGACCTGCTCGAACTGCTCGGGGGCCGCGGGCTGGCGGTGAACCTGTTCCTCGCGGCGTTCAACATGATCCCCATCGGCGCACTCGACGGCCGGACGATCGTGGGATGGAGTAAGGCGGTCTGGGCGGGCGTGTTCCTGCCGAGTATCGCGGTGACGGTGTACGTGGTGTTCGTGATGGGCGTGGGGTTCTGA
- a CDS encoding GHMP kinase — protein MDAFAPASVTAVFAPDQIESGSRGASVALADGVTVSVDEAPESTVTVDGEPAAFEPVERVLDRLGVDAAVDVQPQVPLGAGFGASGAATLATALAANELYELALPRDHLVEHSHEAEVAAGTGLGDVFIQDAGGLLYNVGDGRQRVETDQAVEYVSYGGLSTADALADEELMDRVREEGGAVLDALPAPPTLRDVVERSWPFAQALDLPTDRVVDDVARVEEAGGAATMAMLGETVVAVDCEGVLANRTRVSTEGARLL, from the coding sequence ATGGACGCCTTCGCCCCGGCCAGCGTGACGGCCGTGTTCGCCCCCGACCAGATCGAGTCCGGCTCCCGCGGCGCCAGCGTCGCACTCGCGGACGGCGTGACCGTCAGCGTCGACGAAGCGCCCGAGAGCACGGTGACCGTCGACGGCGAGCCGGCGGCGTTCGAACCAGTCGAGCGCGTACTCGACCGCCTCGGCGTCGACGCGGCGGTCGACGTGCAGCCACAGGTCCCCCTCGGCGCGGGGTTCGGCGCCAGCGGCGCCGCCACGCTCGCGACCGCGCTCGCCGCGAACGAACTGTACGAGCTCGCGCTCCCGCGCGACCACCTCGTCGAACACAGTCACGAGGCCGAAGTCGCCGCCGGAACCGGACTCGGCGACGTGTTCATCCAGGACGCTGGCGGGCTGCTGTACAACGTCGGCGACGGCCGGCAGCGTGTCGAGACCGATCAGGCCGTCGAGTACGTCTCCTACGGCGGGCTCTCGACCGCCGACGCGCTGGCCGACGAGGAGCTGATGGATCGCGTTCGCGAGGAGGGCGGCGCCGTGCTCGACGCGCTGCCCGCCCCGCCGACGCTGCGGGACGTGGTCGAGCGCTCGTGGCCGTTCGCGCAGGCGCTGGATCTCCCGACGGACCGAGTCGTCGACGACGTGGCCCGCGTCGAGGAAGCAGGCGGCGCGGCCACGATGGCGATGCTCGGCGAGACGGTCGTCGCCGTCGACTGCGAGGGCGTGCTGGCGAACCGCACACGCGTCTCGACCGAGGGCGCGCGGCTGCTGTAA
- a CDS encoding DUF555 domain-containing protein, with product MGNYHVVMEAAWLVRDVEDIDDAIGVAVSESGRRLNEADKEYVDVEVGLTDCPACGEPFDSAFIAASTALVGLVLEIDIFNAENEEHATRIAKSEVGGALRDVPLEVIQTVETEEGDQGATAE from the coding sequence ATGGGCAACTATCACGTCGTGATGGAGGCTGCGTGGCTCGTGCGAGACGTCGAGGATATCGACGACGCCATCGGCGTCGCCGTCTCCGAGTCCGGCCGGCGTCTCAACGAGGCCGACAAGGAGTACGTCGACGTCGAGGTCGGCCTGACCGACTGCCCGGCCTGTGGCGAGCCGTTCGACTCCGCCTTTATCGCCGCCAGCACCGCCCTCGTCGGCCTGGTGCTCGAGATCGACATCTTCAACGCCGAGAACGAGGAGCACGCCACCCGCATCGCCAAAAGCGAGGTCGGCGGCGCGCTGCGTGACGTCCCGCTGGAGGTCATCCAGACCGTCGAGACCGAGGAGGGCGACCAGGGCGCGACCGCCGAGTAA
- a CDS encoding TraB/GumN family protein, with protein sequence MSESEGSVQVVGTAHVSAESVREVEETIEEERPDVVAVELDEGRYNQMRGEEPEDLAAGDLLEGNTVFQFLAYWMLSYVQARMGDRFDIQPGAEMLAAVETAEDLDIELSLVDRDIQETIRRFWARMSLFEKLRVVGSLAFGITDPRIGGVVFGLLVGIVLGPILGVFGGAVGVTQSLLVGLTGSAFVGLGAAYVLSELTLRTIEDDVLALGGAAVAATVVGALAGVGLGLTDPLVTQYLGDFVITAVGSMTLGLSAGLVVGAVVAAVMGLLVDGGEPADEEMEELFDPDELTDTDVVTAMMEEFREFSPGGAEALIDERDAYIAHHLVDLREQGKEVVAIVGAGHQQGIESYLERPETLPPRESLTGQKERLLPWGKIVAVGITGAFVAFFVLLAMAGVEDRFLLELFGAWFVVNGVFAAGLARLAGARWPSALVGGSVAWLTSVNPLLAPGWFAGYVELRYTTVNVGDIDTLNQLIDDQETPILELVEEMFEVPLFKLIMIVALTNVGSFVASFLFALYVLPAFFGDIGGVAAVPELLIEGARNSARTLVGWVA encoded by the coding sequence GACGTCGTCGCCGTCGAACTGGACGAGGGGCGCTACAACCAGATGCGCGGCGAGGAGCCCGAGGACCTCGCCGCGGGCGACCTGCTGGAGGGGAACACCGTGTTCCAGTTCCTCGCGTACTGGATGCTCTCCTACGTCCAGGCCCGGATGGGCGACCGCTTCGACATCCAGCCCGGCGCGGAGATGCTCGCCGCCGTCGAGACCGCGGAGGATCTCGACATCGAACTCTCGTTAGTCGACCGGGACATCCAGGAGACGATCCGGCGGTTCTGGGCGCGGATGAGCCTCTTCGAGAAGTTGCGAGTCGTGGGCTCGCTGGCCTTTGGCATCACCGACCCCCGGATCGGCGGCGTGGTGTTCGGCCTGCTGGTAGGGATCGTCCTCGGGCCGATCCTGGGCGTGTTCGGCGGCGCCGTCGGCGTCACGCAGTCGCTGCTCGTCGGCCTCACCGGGAGCGCGTTCGTGGGGCTCGGCGCGGCGTACGTCCTCTCGGAGCTGACGCTGCGGACCATCGAGGACGACGTGCTGGCACTCGGTGGCGCTGCCGTGGCTGCGACCGTTGTCGGCGCGCTCGCAGGCGTCGGGCTCGGCCTGACCGACCCCCTAGTCACCCAGTACCTCGGCGACTTCGTGATCACCGCCGTGGGGTCGATGACGCTCGGGCTCTCGGCGGGGCTGGTCGTCGGCGCCGTCGTCGCGGCGGTCATGGGCCTTCTCGTCGACGGGGGCGAGCCGGCCGACGAGGAGATGGAGGAGCTGTTCGACCCCGACGAGCTGACGGACACGGACGTGGTGACGGCGATGATGGAGGAGTTCCGTGAGTTCTCCCCCGGCGGCGCGGAGGCGCTGATCGACGAGCGGGACGCGTACATCGCCCACCACCTCGTCGACCTCCGCGAGCAGGGGAAGGAGGTGGTCGCCATCGTCGGCGCCGGCCACCAGCAGGGGATCGAGTCGTACCTCGAACGCCCGGAGACGCTGCCGCCGAGGGAGTCCCTGACCGGACAGAAGGAGCGCCTGCTGCCGTGGGGGAAGATCGTCGCCGTCGGGATCACGGGGGCCTTTGTCGCCTTCTTCGTGCTGCTGGCGATGGCGGGCGTCGAGGACCGCTTCCTGCTCGAACTGTTCGGCGCGTGGTTCGTCGTCAACGGCGTGTTCGCGGCCGGGCTCGCGCGGCTGGCGGGGGCGCGCTGGCCGTCGGCGCTGGTCGGCGGCTCCGTCGCGTGGCTCACCTCCGTGAACCCGCTGCTCGCGCCGGGGTGGTTCGCGGGCTACGTCGAACTCCGGTACACCACCGTCAACGTCGGCGACATCGACACGCTGAACCAACTGATCGACGATCAGGAGACGCCGATCCTGGAGCTCGTCGAGGAGATGTTCGAGGTGCCGCTGTTCAAACTCATCATGATCGTCGCACTCACCAACGTCGGGAGCTTCGTCGCATCGTTCCTGTTCGCACTGTACGTGCTGCCCGCCTTCTTCGGCGACATCGGCGGCGTCGCCGCGGTGCCGGAGCTGCTGATCGAGGGGGCGCGTAACAGCGCCCGCACCCTCGTGGGGTGGGTCGCGTGA
- a CDS encoding AbrB/MazE/SpoVT family DNA-binding domain-containing protein translates to MSAETDGQGRLYIPKEVREKYGQKYHIVLYEDRIELIPVADDPLAAVREAAGELHDTAVEDVREDIESEAKAEAGKAGDDR, encoded by the coding sequence ATGTCAGCAGAGACGGACGGCCAGGGGCGGCTGTACATCCCGAAGGAAGTGCGCGAGAAGTACGGCCAGAAGTACCACATCGTTCTGTACGAGGACAGAATCGAGCTGATCCCGGTCGCGGACGACCCACTCGCCGCTGTTCGTGAGGCAGCAGGCGAACTCCACGACACAGCAGTCGAGGATGTTCGAGAGGATATCGAGTCGGAGGCCAAAGCCGAGGCTGGGAAGGCCGGCGACGACAGATGA
- a CDS encoding GtrA family protein — MVRAFLRNLVSGPLAVRLRRYVIVGTSTAGVQMLLLWLFVDVGEVNYLVGATVAIEITIVLTYVLNNAWTFASMQNSGWGAYFTGLLKTNVVRGTAIPIQLAVLYALVDFRDVQYLLANAVAILLSGVYRYVLDSRWTWKRT; from the coding sequence ATGGTCCGCGCGTTCCTCCGCAACCTCGTGAGCGGTCCGCTCGCGGTCCGGCTCCGGCGGTACGTGATCGTCGGGACCTCCACGGCGGGGGTGCAGATGCTGCTGCTCTGGCTGTTCGTCGACGTGGGCGAGGTGAACTACCTGGTTGGCGCGACCGTCGCGATCGAGATCACCATCGTGCTGACGTACGTGCTCAACAACGCGTGGACGTTCGCGTCGATGCAGAACTCTGGGTGGGGCGCGTACTTCACCGGCCTGCTGAAGACGAACGTCGTGCGGGGGACGGCGATCCCGATCCAGCTGGCGGTGCTGTACGCGCTGGTCGACTTCCGCGACGTCCAGTACCTGCTGGCAAACGCGGTCGCCATCCTGCTCAGCGGCGTCTACCGCTACGTGCTCGACTCCCGGTGGACGTGGAAACGGACCTGA